The DNA region TGATGGTGGAGGTGGACGATCTCGAGTCCGCCGTCGCGGAGCTGCGCGCGGCCGGCGTCGCCTTCTCGGACTACGACCTGCCCGGCCTCACGACCGTGGACGGAATCGCCGACCTCGACGGCGAGAAGGCGGCCTGGTTCACGGACAGCGAGGGCAACATCATCGCGCTCGGTCAGCGGACCGGCTGACTACCAGGTGCCGCCGCTCACGGCGGGCTTCGCGCGCAGGTACTGCGGCGGCCAGTAGTCCAGCTCGACACCCAGCTCCTCGGCGGCGCGCAGGGCGAAGTGCGGGTCGCGCATGAAGGCCCGGCCCAGCAGCACGGCATCCGCCTGCCCGGAAGCCACGATCGACTCGGCCTGTTCGGCGGTCGTGATCAGGCCGACGGCCGCGACGGGTACTCCGGCCGTCGTCTTGACGTATTCGGCGAACGGCACCTGGTATCCGGGACTCAACGGGATGCGCACCTTCGCGATGTTGCCGCCACTCGAGATGTCGAACAGGTCGGCTCCGGCCTCGTGCGCCCAGCCGGCCACCACGGCGGTCTGCTCCTCGTCCCAGCCGCCGTCGGCATAGTCGCTGGCCGAGAAGCGAACGAGCA from Leifsonia sp. Root1293 includes:
- a CDS encoding VOC family protein, whose protein sequence is MLNAKSAAAVLPATDLDRARQYYDDKLGWKPDGQDAGGLMYTVGGTSVYVYETTYAGTAQNTALMVEVDDLESAVAELRAAGVAFSDYDLPGLTTVDGIADLDGEKAAWFTDSEGNIIALGQRTG